The following are from one region of the Anaeromusa acidaminophila DSM 3853 genome:
- a CDS encoding type II secretion system protein, which translates to MAIMKKRKGMTLLELLLVMIVVSLLVGTAGLYFSGFFTDMKVSKASANVQAICDAQKLYYSINNTTAADANLISEGYLNSGDFWNGTQLIDPWGNAFTKTISGSTVTLGLSAASQAKAGKNITGTYP; encoded by the coding sequence ATGGCCATTATGAAAAAACGAAAGGGAATGACTTTATTAGAACTATTGCTTGTAATGATAGTCGTGTCTCTTTTAGTAGGAACGGCGGGATTGTATTTTTCAGGATTTTTTACTGATATGAAGGTTTCAAAAGCGTCTGCTAATGTCCAGGCAATTTGTGATGCGCAAAAGCTTTACTACTCAATAAACAATACAACGGCCGCAGATGCGAATTTAATTTCTGAAGGGTACCTTAATTCAGGAGACTTTTGGAATGGTACCCAACTAATTGATCCGTGGGGAAATGCATTTACCAAAACAATAAGTGGCTCGACAGTCACTCTGGGATTGAGTGCTGCGAGCCAAGCTAAAGCCGGAAAGAATATAACCGGAACCTATCCGTAA